A single genomic interval of Drosophila virilis strain 15010-1051.87 chromosome 2, Dvir_AGI_RSII-ME, whole genome shotgun sequence harbors:
- the LOC6632213 gene encoding uncharacterized protein isoform X1 yields the protein MNICVLFSLLLLLAPGGCPIYSIDLSTLEVPNDFQNELTLQSMLSSELHQYRNKLNSNEVSSAPNRNEKDQEQIVRRHLEDPFDKGDMMRSIEDRIKATYYAAATPEETDPDMDLEIDKLSATQPERCSNDEDKFLGTNLFGSYPKHCFSTEEIALMSARKDFELLVPRSYPKSLLSDSIIYTLMKYFNSVNQVIKRMSDKETRRLLQRAFYDSLGGYLRYKLVPVAQVSYYAGRLKLCTVQRLVALYRQCLMVLNTNGNGWRQPEQDILSRMKNVRIKPVHLNDSCSTENDASSCALLDHSCANSDAQNEQMIVPLPHLELEDSSGFLSNIFLPFKHRRIYNLRSPDAAFILVKFFKTLSNCYRFQGMSQKIYNHKLRVWIRENLQFHYRDEMFYPGLGGVLQIYETLICPTKVTEHSTEEEERERMLSETDDYDLGPEDKSPSESSDMAEKSKKRKQKKSNRKDRVKQKDKETALGRKHSRSTSKLQNNRFAQEETKPEKDTNGEECVDCDDESYVGYAAAILALLLMLLLLLICCCMHRNRGKKKKRGALKPNKPEEKQYEDRNPPSATPSAAPNKAESERSCWSKMFQSKKSRRQQGNAMFPPRPHSMPFKHAYKLSPGMSLVSSHRDEVFNGSIDMENQLPRKEDAVDRYENDSFTSTSSLVCQFPRKFIPIKMGREKRYEYYGKTDKKRVKPVSKQSSSQWHRERDRDRDRDREREQEHEKKPIAEKHVKQSPEARSRETDIRLTTDESLRKMNNKRKYRRQEGGLATSQERVERVTEREIRPIESDTNRNSDCRRKEISDENKLESEKKCSGTTNSYRAEPNISVSQKPETQTGNSEIKSIPLSLTDRSSGVCESSIHGASWETTYDDESK from the exons atgaacATTTGTGTGCTGttctcgttgctgttgctcctggCGCCCGGCGGTTGTCCCATCTACAGCATCGATCTGTCCACGTTGGAGGTGCCCAATGATTTTCAGAACGAGCTGACGCTACAATCGATGCTCAGCTCTGAGCTGCATCAGTATCGAAATAAGCTAAATTCTAATGAGGTCTCATCAGCGCCAAATCGGAACGAAAAGGACCAGGAGCAGATAGTGCGACGACACCTGGAGGATCCATTTGACAAAGGTGACATGATGCGCAGCATTGAGGATCGCATCAAGGCCACATATTATGCGGCTGCCACGCCAGAGGAAACAGACCCCGATATGGATCTGGAAATTGATAAACTATCGGCCACACAGCCCGAACGCTGTTCCAACGATGAGGACAAGTTTTTGGGAACCAACCTATTTGGCAGCTATCCGAAGCATTGCTTCTCCACGGAGGAAATTGCGCTCATGTCGGCGCGCAAGGACTTTGAGCTGCTGGTGCCCAGGTCCTATCCGAAGAGCCTGCTCAGTGACAGCATTATCTACACGCTGATGAAGTACTTCAACAGCGTTAACCAGGTGATAAAGCGCATGTCCGACAAAGAAACACGTCGCCTGCTGCAGCGCGCCTTCTATGATTCATTGGGCGGTTATTTGAGATACAAGCTGGTACCGGTTGCCCAGGTATCCTACTATGCTGGTCGCCTCAAGTTGTGCACGGTGCAGCGTCTGGTGGCGCTTTATCGCCAGTGTCTGATGGTGCTCAACACGAACGGCAATGGCTGGAGGCAGCCCGAACAGGACATTCTCTCCCGCATGAAAAATGTGAGAATTAAACCAGTACATCTGAACGATTCGTGCAGCACCGAGAACGATGCGTCCAGCTGTGCCCTGCTGGATCACAGCTGTGCAAATAGCGATGCACAGAATGAGCAGATGATTGTGCCGCTGCCACATCTGGAGCTAGAGGATAGCAGTGGCTTCTTAAGCAACATCTTTTTGCCCTTCAAGCATCGCCGCATCTACAATCTGCGCTCGCCGGATGCGGCTTTTATTCTGGTCAAGTTCTTTAAGACGCTGAGCAATTGTTATCGATTTCAGGGCATGAGCCAGAAGATTTACAATCACAAGCTACGCGTCTGGATACGCGAAAATCTGCAGTTTCACTACCGAGATGAGATGTTCTATCCGGGATTGGGCGGCGTACTGCAAATCTATGAGACTTTGATCTGCCCGACGAAAGTCACCGAGCATTCCACCGAAGAAGAGGAGCGGGAACGCATGCTGAGCGAAACGGATGACTATGACCTTGGGCCCGAGGACAAGAGCCCCAGCGAGTCCAGCGATATGGCAGAGAAAAGTAAAAAGagaaagcaaaagaaaagcaacagGAAGGACagagtaaaacaaaaagataaGGAGACAGCATTAGGACGTAAACACAGCCGATCGACGTCCAAGCTTCAAAATAATCGCTTTGCTCAGGAGGAGACTAAACCTGAAAAGGATACAAATGGTGAGGAATGCGTGGATTGCGATGATGAAAGCTATGTGGGCTATGCGGCAGCCATTCTGGCGCTACttctgatgctgctgttgctgctcatcTGTTGTTGCATGCACCGGAAtcgggggaaaaaaaaaaagcgaggCGCTTTGAAACCCAATAAACCAGAGGAGAAACAATACGAGGATCGTAATCCACCTTCAGCAACTCCAAGTGCCGCGCCCAATAAGGCGGAATCGGAGAGAAGCTGCTGGAGCAAAATGTTTCAAAGCAAAAAGTCTAGACGACAACAAGGTAATGCGATGTTCCCACCCCGGCCACACAGTATGCCGTTTAAGCATGCTTACAAGCTGAGTCCTGGCATGAGCCTGGTGAGCAGCCATCGGGACGAGGTCTTCAATGGTTCTATTGATATGGAAAATCAGCTGCCGCGCAAAGAAGATG CTGTGGACAGGTATGAAAATGATTCCTTTACATCGACTTCTTCGTTGGTTTGTCAATTCCCAAGGAAATTCATACCCATTAAGATGGGTCGGGAAAAGCGCTATGAATATTATGGTAAAACGGACAAAAAACGAGTCAAGCCCGTTAGTAAACAGTCCAGCAGTCAATGGCATCGAGAGCGAGATAGGGATAGAGACCGAGATCGAGAGAGGGAACAAGAACATGAAAAAAAGCCAATAGCTGAAAAGCACGTCAAACAATCGCCCGAAGCAAGAAGCCGAGAAACAGATATCAGGTTAACGACAGATGAAAGCCTGCGAAAGATGAACAACAAACGGAAATATAGACGACAAGAGGGCGGACTGGCCACCAGCCAAGAGAGGGTGGAGAGAGTGACGGAAAGAGAG ATAAGACCCATCGAGAGCGATACGAATCGTAATAGCGATTGCAGAAGAAAGGAGATATCAGATGAAAACAAGCTggaaagtgaaaaaaaatgttcag GGACCACAAATAGCTATAGAGCTGAACCAAATATTTCGGTAAGCCAAAAGCCCGAAACGCAGACAGGAAATTCGGAAATTAAATCCATTCCACTGTCTTTAACGGATCGTTCAAGTGGCGTCTGTGAG TCCTCCATACACGGAGCCAGTTGGGAAACCACCTACGACGATGAGAGCAAGTGA
- the LOC6632213 gene encoding uncharacterized protein isoform X2, giving the protein MNICVLFSLLLLLAPGGCPIYSIDLSTLEVPNDFQNELTLQSMLSSELHQYRNKLNSNEVSSAPNRNEKDQEQIVRRHLEDPFDKGDMMRSIEDRIKATYYAAATPEETDPDMDLEIDKLSATQPERCSNDEDKFLGTNLFGSYPKHCFSTEEIALMSARKDFELLVPRSYPKSLLSDSIIYTLMKYFNSVNQVIKRMSDKETRRLLQRAFYDSLGGYLRYKLVPVAQVSYYAGRLKLCTVQRLVALYRQCLMVLNTNGNGWRQPEQDILSRMKNVRIKPVHLNDSCSTENDASSCALLDHSCANSDAQNEQMIVPLPHLELEDSSGFLSNIFLPFKHRRIYNLRSPDAAFILVKFFKTLSNCYRFQGMSQKIYNHKLRVWIRENLQFHYRDEMFYPGLGGVLQIYETLICPTKVTEHSTEEEERERMLSETDDYDLGPEDKSPSESSDMAEKSKKRKQKKSNRKDRVKQKDKETALGRKHSRSTSKLQNNRFAQEETKPEKDTNGEECVDCDDESYVGYAAAILALLLMLLLLLICCCMHRNRGKKKKRGALKPNKPEEKQYEDRNPPSATPSAAPNKAESERSCWSKMFQSKKSRRQQGNAMFPPRPHSMPFKHAYKLSPGMSLVSSHRDEVFNGSIDMENQLPRKEDAVDRYENDSFTSTSSLVCQFPRKFIPIKMGREKRYEYYGKTDKKRVKPVSKQSSSQWHRERDRDRDRDREREQEHEKKPIAEKHVKQSPEARSRETDIRLTTDESLRKMNNKRKYRRQEGGLATSQERVERVTERENR; this is encoded by the exons atgaacATTTGTGTGCTGttctcgttgctgttgctcctggCGCCCGGCGGTTGTCCCATCTACAGCATCGATCTGTCCACGTTGGAGGTGCCCAATGATTTTCAGAACGAGCTGACGCTACAATCGATGCTCAGCTCTGAGCTGCATCAGTATCGAAATAAGCTAAATTCTAATGAGGTCTCATCAGCGCCAAATCGGAACGAAAAGGACCAGGAGCAGATAGTGCGACGACACCTGGAGGATCCATTTGACAAAGGTGACATGATGCGCAGCATTGAGGATCGCATCAAGGCCACATATTATGCGGCTGCCACGCCAGAGGAAACAGACCCCGATATGGATCTGGAAATTGATAAACTATCGGCCACACAGCCCGAACGCTGTTCCAACGATGAGGACAAGTTTTTGGGAACCAACCTATTTGGCAGCTATCCGAAGCATTGCTTCTCCACGGAGGAAATTGCGCTCATGTCGGCGCGCAAGGACTTTGAGCTGCTGGTGCCCAGGTCCTATCCGAAGAGCCTGCTCAGTGACAGCATTATCTACACGCTGATGAAGTACTTCAACAGCGTTAACCAGGTGATAAAGCGCATGTCCGACAAAGAAACACGTCGCCTGCTGCAGCGCGCCTTCTATGATTCATTGGGCGGTTATTTGAGATACAAGCTGGTACCGGTTGCCCAGGTATCCTACTATGCTGGTCGCCTCAAGTTGTGCACGGTGCAGCGTCTGGTGGCGCTTTATCGCCAGTGTCTGATGGTGCTCAACACGAACGGCAATGGCTGGAGGCAGCCCGAACAGGACATTCTCTCCCGCATGAAAAATGTGAGAATTAAACCAGTACATCTGAACGATTCGTGCAGCACCGAGAACGATGCGTCCAGCTGTGCCCTGCTGGATCACAGCTGTGCAAATAGCGATGCACAGAATGAGCAGATGATTGTGCCGCTGCCACATCTGGAGCTAGAGGATAGCAGTGGCTTCTTAAGCAACATCTTTTTGCCCTTCAAGCATCGCCGCATCTACAATCTGCGCTCGCCGGATGCGGCTTTTATTCTGGTCAAGTTCTTTAAGACGCTGAGCAATTGTTATCGATTTCAGGGCATGAGCCAGAAGATTTACAATCACAAGCTACGCGTCTGGATACGCGAAAATCTGCAGTTTCACTACCGAGATGAGATGTTCTATCCGGGATTGGGCGGCGTACTGCAAATCTATGAGACTTTGATCTGCCCGACGAAAGTCACCGAGCATTCCACCGAAGAAGAGGAGCGGGAACGCATGCTGAGCGAAACGGATGACTATGACCTTGGGCCCGAGGACAAGAGCCCCAGCGAGTCCAGCGATATGGCAGAGAAAAGTAAAAAGagaaagcaaaagaaaagcaacagGAAGGACagagtaaaacaaaaagataaGGAGACAGCATTAGGACGTAAACACAGCCGATCGACGTCCAAGCTTCAAAATAATCGCTTTGCTCAGGAGGAGACTAAACCTGAAAAGGATACAAATGGTGAGGAATGCGTGGATTGCGATGATGAAAGCTATGTGGGCTATGCGGCAGCCATTCTGGCGCTACttctgatgctgctgttgctgctcatcTGTTGTTGCATGCACCGGAAtcgggggaaaaaaaaaaagcgaggCGCTTTGAAACCCAATAAACCAGAGGAGAAACAATACGAGGATCGTAATCCACCTTCAGCAACTCCAAGTGCCGCGCCCAATAAGGCGGAATCGGAGAGAAGCTGCTGGAGCAAAATGTTTCAAAGCAAAAAGTCTAGACGACAACAAGGTAATGCGATGTTCCCACCCCGGCCACACAGTATGCCGTTTAAGCATGCTTACAAGCTGAGTCCTGGCATGAGCCTGGTGAGCAGCCATCGGGACGAGGTCTTCAATGGTTCTATTGATATGGAAAATCAGCTGCCGCGCAAAGAAGATG CTGTGGACAGGTATGAAAATGATTCCTTTACATCGACTTCTTCGTTGGTTTGTCAATTCCCAAGGAAATTCATACCCATTAAGATGGGTCGGGAAAAGCGCTATGAATATTATGGTAAAACGGACAAAAAACGAGTCAAGCCCGTTAGTAAACAGTCCAGCAGTCAATGGCATCGAGAGCGAGATAGGGATAGAGACCGAGATCGAGAGAGGGAACAAGAACATGAAAAAAAGCCAATAGCTGAAAAGCACGTCAAACAATCGCCCGAAGCAAGAAGCCGAGAAACAGATATCAGGTTAACGACAGATGAAAGCCTGCGAAAGATGAACAACAAACGGAAATATAGACGACAAGAGGGCGGACTGGCCACCAGCCAAGAGAGGGTGGAGAGAGTGACGGAAAGAGAG AACAGATAA